AAAAACGCCGTCAGGATTGCCTTCTTCCGTGTCTTTATGCTGCAGGGCGCCTTCATGTTGCTTATCGCCTACCCGATCATACGGGTCCATGCATCGGAGGGACCCGGTGTTGATTTCTTTTTGATCGCAGGTACCCTCATCTGGCTCGTCGGCTTCTTCTTCCAAGTCGTTGGGGATACCCAACTGGACAAATTCAAGAAAAATAAAACGCACAAAGATCAGATCCTGACGACAGGGGTTTGGCGCTACACAAGACACCCGAACTATTTCGGGGAAGCCGCGATGTGGTGGGGGATATTCGTCATCGTTCTTCCGGTCGAACTCGGTTGGACCGCAGTATTCAGTGCACTGTTCATCAACTTCATGCTCCTGAAAGTCTCCGGCGTTCCATTTCTTGATGAGCGCTTTAAAGACAACGAAAACTACCAGCAGTACAAAAGAGAAACCAATAACTTTGTTCCCTGGTTTCCGAAAAAAAGTTAAAACAACAGTACAGGCCTGATGCGGATTCATTTAAGCATCAGGCTTTTTTTGTGCTTTCATTAAAATAAATAATCGCCTCATTTTTTTTACATCAACTGGTGAAATATCGATTGAAAGCCGTCAAAAGGGGTATAATATAACTGTACAATCATTATCCAATAATTGTACAAAAGAAAAGAAGGAGGGTTTAACATGGAAGAAGTAAGTCTTCTCGTATTGGCCACTCAGTACATGTTTTGGGTCGGTTTTGTAGGCATGGCTGCAGGCACACTTTACTTTCTCGTAGAACGAAACAGCCTGAGTCCGGAATACCGATCGACTGCAACGGTTGCCGCACTGGTCACGTTTGTCGCCGCCATTCACTATTACTTCATGAAGGACGCCGTAGGCACGCAGGGTTTGATCTCGGAAATCAGTAATTTTCCTACGGAGATCCGCTACATTGACTGGCTCGTCACCACACCACTGTTGCTCGTCAAGTTTCCGCTGTTGCTGGGATTGAAAAACAAAGCCGGGAAAATTCTTTTGATTCACCTGATCGTCGCGGATATCATCATGATTGTTGCCGGTTATTTAGGTGAAACATCGATCAATCAGGCTGGCGGATTTACCCAGTTTGGCCTCTGGACGTTTGTGATCGGAACGCTTGCATGGATTTATATCATCTACCTCCTGTTTACAAACGTAACGAAAGCGG
This Salisediminibacterium beveridgei DNA region includes the following protein-coding sequences:
- a CDS encoding DUF1295 domain-containing protein; this translates as MLELYLYSTLAIFIFMVSVFLLAQKKKDNSIVDIAWGFGFVIIAWVSLLYTQENSIRELLVVTLVTLWGVRLGSFLWYRSIGRGEDFRYANFRKNWGKNAVRIAFFRVFMLQGAFMLLIAYPIIRVHASEGPGVDFFLIAGTLIWLVGFFFQVVGDTQLDKFKKNKTHKDQILTTGVWRYTRHPNYFGEAAMWWGIFVIVLPVELGWTAVFSALFINFMLLKVSGVPFLDERFKDNENYQQYKRETNNFVPWFPKKS
- a CDS encoding bacteriorhodopsin, whose amino-acid sequence is MEEVSLLVLATQYMFWVGFVGMAAGTLYFLVERNSLSPEYRSTATVAALVTFVAAIHYYFMKDAVGTQGLISEISNFPTEIRYIDWLVTTPLLLVKFPLLLGLKNKAGKILLIHLIVADIIMIVAGYLGETSINQAGGFTQFGLWTFVIGTLAWIYIIYLLFTNVTKAAENKPAPIKKALLNMRLFILIGWAIYPIGYAVTLVSSGIEVQLVRELIYNFADLTNKVGFGLVAFFAVKTMSKMK